CGCTCCCGGCGGGCGTGCCGCCTTCCGGCACCGGACCCGCGCCCGCAGGGTCCTGTCCATAGTACCCTTTGAGTTCCTCGTACAGCTCCGGATGCCTACGCCGCAGCACCTCCGCCTTCTCGAAGAAGCACTCGGTGGCGACGGCGAAGAACTCCGCCGGGTTGGTGGCGCCGTAGCGGTTCATCACCGTCCGCTCGCCGTCCTCCACCGCTTCGCGCAGCTCCAGGAAGTCCTCGCGCATCACCCGGCCCCACGCGCGGTACGCGGAGCTGTTGGGGAGGACGGGCACGCCGTCCGCGCCCTCGTGCTCCTGGTCCAACTGGTGCGCGAA
This Longimicrobiaceae bacterium DNA region includes the following protein-coding sequences:
- a CDS encoding M90 family metallopeptidase, with protein sequence MLTLHLRDPFYSRLRSIVVYPHTYVPQSAAGVHSMTLQPKEETSRLGESWQHGAVVLSWDSARRDVADFHDGKNVVLHEFAHQLDQEHEGADGVPVLPNSSAYRAWGRVMREDFLELREAVEDGERTVMNRYGATNPAEFFAVATECFFEKAEVLRRRHPELYEELKGYYGQDPAGAGPVPEGGTPAGSAA